A stretch of Pseudoprevotella muciniphila DNA encodes these proteins:
- a CDS encoding glycoside hydrolase family 2 TIM barrel-domain containing protein — protein MKNLMSRFCLFVGALLVTMPAFAQIESGSTYLFVHKKSGKALSNNNSWRRDAFIVLNDANGEDAGQQWTLIPSDKGRKTFNLHNYNYSMSIDMALTTADKKILQWNCELSNENQQFVIKEVDASANTYQLLSKDGSLALTPNEDGSELKMSSVEDEEVTYFVLTNLHKNYIYPGGFYTLQSYAYPQYYVSTGGKTANDSELETSLTKDNNSEKWEVKSGNTGLLFTSCASGHSIDMAVSSIHRPLQWNTNTSNANQNFYITPVDGLENTYQLYVVSNYQTVYLSVDADGLVQRSRYPSQASTYFVIKPTDGQSFKGPKWQDESMFGENKLKGHATYVPYATTAEMQADKAHYDKPWVDNNSSLYRSLNGVWNLIWQEGTDDMPEEDFYGNDVDASAWDTISVPSCLEMKGYGYPYYINENYPFKDEAPYITMHANCKNSVASYRRNFEIPSSWDGKEIFLHFDGVYSCAYVWVNGEYAGYTQGSNNDAEFDITKLVKVGTNNVSVRVIRFSDGSYLEGQDMWRMSGIHRDVFVYATPKTFIRDHYITSELNSQKNYESGSLSIRVEVQNSEKVALSRSVKARILTPDGTELASESKVFAFYEGDSIAIDTIVFRELNHLDLWSEETPNLYTVELSLLNDGNEEMAFATKHGFRCVEMKSTSGGKAVFINGKRIYFKGVNTQDTHPLHGRSIDVPTMLRDIQLMKQANINTVRCSHYPRQNKMYAMFDYYGMYVMDEADLECHYNWYYGGQTLSNSASWRPAYIDREERMVLAHRNFPSIIFWSLGNESGGGSNFPYCYQAIKQLDSRFVHYEGASRQGTSGSTDISSEMYPTVSAATNYSNNSYRNQPYFICEYAHAMGNGVGNLQEYWDGIFNSNYGLGGCIWDWVDQSIYDAADIKAGTLVVEGRPKYKTGYDYPNTNGQGNFVNNGLINADRQWTPELTEVKKVFQNVKMTNFIPSTKRVTLENNFLYTPLNVFNINFAIVANGDTIETGSMAAPPIKPGKTGTFAIKYTSSIPNDKECTLRFDIVDPTGKAWCEAGHVIASFEQVLTNRPAKVITEVVPQKGEKVRVVPFNSTVNDIYAGKTTIRVNNGYVVSWKYGDNKTFETLPEFDCYAYVENFKSSSAIDNGVGTKMLSMSSNSDSTKIFVDITAGGSKCPYDLRYTIYANGIVDMQATFQPQVSDLRRIGLAWQFPQSYENVTYYGRGPWENYPDRKTGSYLGRYTTTVSDMFERYAQPQTCGGRQDVREVTITDDNGNGYHIIVDGTVSMQLLHYDDYTMASARHNYDIEPNGTYVHFDAAQQGLGNGSCGHGTGTLGKYKCPSGGTLSYTLRFIPIENHQEVTGIKTAQKKSPDVSKIYDLSGRQIKDTADKGIYIVNGKKVIR, from the coding sequence ATGAAAAACTTAATGTCACGTTTCTGCCTTTTTGTTGGAGCATTGCTTGTGACGATGCCGGCATTTGCGCAAATCGAAAGCGGAAGTACTTACCTTTTTGTACACAAGAAGAGCGGTAAAGCACTTTCAAACAACAACAGTTGGAGAAGAGATGCTTTCATTGTGCTTAACGATGCGAATGGCGAAGATGCAGGCCAACAATGGACTCTCATTCCTTCAGATAAAGGACGTAAGACTTTCAACCTGCACAATTACAACTACTCCATGTCCATTGACATGGCATTGACAACCGCTGACAAGAAGATTTTGCAATGGAATTGTGAACTCTCCAACGAGAACCAGCAGTTTGTGATTAAGGAAGTTGATGCATCAGCCAACACTTATCAGTTGTTATCGAAAGACGGCAGTCTTGCCCTCACGCCCAATGAAGATGGCAGCGAACTAAAAATGAGTTCTGTCGAAGACGAGGAGGTTACCTACTTCGTTCTGACCAATCTCCACAAGAATTATATATATCCAGGCGGTTTCTACACTTTGCAGAGTTATGCCTACCCACAGTATTACGTTTCGACAGGCGGCAAGACCGCCAATGATTCCGAACTTGAGACGAGTCTTACGAAAGACAATAACTCTGAGAAATGGGAGGTAAAGAGCGGTAACACCGGTTTGTTATTCACCAGTTGCGCTTCAGGGCATTCCATAGACATGGCTGTGAGTTCAATCCATCGCCCGTTGCAATGGAATACCAACACATCGAATGCAAACCAGAACTTCTACATAACACCAGTTGATGGCCTTGAAAACACTTACCAACTTTATGTAGTAAGCAATTATCAGACCGTTTATCTCAGTGTGGACGCCGACGGTCTGGTACAGCGTAGCAGATATCCTTCTCAAGCCAGTACCTATTTCGTTATAAAGCCCACTGACGGACAATCCTTCAAAGGTCCTAAATGGCAGGACGAAAGTATGTTCGGTGAAAACAAACTCAAAGGGCATGCCACATACGTGCCATACGCTACCACAGCCGAGATGCAGGCAGACAAGGCGCATTATGACAAGCCTTGGGTGGACAACAACAGTTCGCTCTATCGCTCTCTCAATGGTGTATGGAATCTTATTTGGCAAGAAGGTACAGACGACATGCCCGAGGAGGATTTCTATGGCAATGATGTTGATGCCTCTGCCTGGGACACCATCAGCGTTCCGTCATGCCTTGAGATGAAAGGTTATGGTTATCCCTACTATATCAATGAGAACTATCCTTTCAAGGACGAGGCACCGTATATTACAATGCATGCCAACTGCAAGAACTCCGTTGCATCATACCGCCGCAACTTTGAAATACCATCTTCTTGGGATGGAAAGGAAATCTTCCTCCATTTCGATGGTGTTTACAGTTGTGCATACGTCTGGGTGAATGGCGAATATGCCGGCTACACGCAGGGTTCCAACAATGATGCCGAATTTGATATTACCAAACTCGTGAAGGTGGGCACTAACAATGTCAGTGTCCGCGTGATCCGCTTCTCTGACGGTTCTTACCTCGAAGGCCAAGATATGTGGCGCATGAGCGGTATCCACCGCGATGTATTCGTCTATGCCACACCGAAGACATTCATCCGCGACCATTACATCACATCCGAACTCAACAGTCAAAAGAATTATGAGTCCGGTTCGCTGAGCATCCGTGTGGAAGTACAGAACAGCGAAAAGGTGGCCCTTTCCCGCAGTGTGAAAGCACGCATTTTGACTCCGGACGGAACAGAATTGGCGAGTGAATCGAAGGTCTTTGCTTTCTATGAAGGTGACAGCATCGCCATCGACACTATTGTTTTCAGAGAATTGAACCATTTAGATCTCTGGAGCGAAGAAACGCCAAACTTGTACACGGTGGAACTTTCTCTGCTCAACGATGGCAACGAAGAGATGGCATTTGCTACAAAGCATGGTTTCAGATGCGTTGAGATGAAATCCACAAGTGGCGGAAAGGCTGTGTTTATCAACGGCAAACGCATTTATTTCAAGGGAGTGAACACGCAAGACACCCATCCGCTCCATGGTCGCAGCATAGACGTTCCTACCATGCTCAGAGACATTCAGTTGATGAAGCAGGCAAACATCAATACAGTTCGCTGCAGCCACTATCCACGACAGAATAAGATGTATGCCATGTTCGACTATTATGGTATGTATGTCATGGACGAGGCAGACCTTGAGTGTCACTACAACTGGTATTACGGTGGCCAGACACTTTCTAACAGCGCAAGTTGGCGTCCTGCTTATATTGACAGAGAAGAGCGCATGGTTCTTGCTCACCGCAACTTCCCCAGTATCATTTTCTGGAGCCTTGGCAACGAATCGGGCGGTGGCAGCAACTTCCCTTACTGCTACCAAGCCATAAAGCAACTCGACAGCCGTTTCGTTCATTATGAAGGTGCGAGCCGTCAGGGCACATCAGGCAGCACGGACATTTCTTCAGAAATGTACCCCACTGTGTCGGCTGCAACAAATTACAGCAACAACAGTTACAGGAATCAACCCTACTTTATTTGCGAATATGCACATGCCATGGGTAATGGCGTTGGAAACCTGCAAGAATATTGGGACGGCATTTTCAACAGCAATTATGGACTGGGTGGCTGCATTTGGGACTGGGTGGACCAGAGCATCTACGATGCCGCAGACATCAAGGCAGGCACACTCGTTGTTGAAGGTCGTCCGAAATACAAGACAGGCTATGACTATCCCAACACAAACGGTCAAGGCAACTTCGTAAACAATGGTCTTATAAACGCAGACCGCCAATGGACGCCTGAACTGACAGAGGTAAAAAAAGTTTTCCAAAACGTAAAGATGACGAATTTCATTCCTTCTACTAAACGTGTGACTTTGGAAAACAATTTCCTTTACACGCCTCTCAACGTGTTCAACATCAATTTTGCCATCGTTGCCAACGGCGACACCATTGAGACAGGCAGCATGGCTGCTCCTCCTATCAAGCCCGGCAAGACCGGCACATTCGCCATCAAATACACTTCATCCATACCTAACGACAAAGAATGCACATTGCGTTTCGACATCGTTGATCCCACAGGCAAAGCATGGTGCGAAGCAGGTCATGTCATAGCCTCTTTCGAACAGGTACTCACAAATCGCCCGGCAAAGGTAATTACGGAAGTAGTGCCTCAAAAAGGTGAAAAGGTGCGGGTTGTACCCTTCAACAGCACTGTCAATGACATCTATGCCGGCAAAACCACTATCCGTGTAAACAATGGTTATGTAGTAAGTTGGAAATATGGTGATAACAAGACTTTCGAGACACTGCCGGAATTTGACTGCTACGCTTACGTAGAAAACTTTAAAAGTTCATCTGCCATCGATAATGGCGTGGGCACAAAGATGCTCTCGATGAGTTCAAACAGTGATTCTACAAAGATTTTTGTTGACATTACGGCAGGTGGCAGCAAGTGTCCCTATGATTTGCGATACACCATTTATGCCAATGGTATTGTCGATATGCAAGCCACTTTCCAACCTCAGGTGAGCGACTTGCGCCGCATCGGCCTGGCTTGGCAATTCCCACAGAGTTATGAAAACGTTACGTACTATGGTCGCGGTCCATGGGAAAACTATCCGGACAGAAAGACGGGTTCCTATCTTGGTCGCTACACCACAACAGTGAGCGACATGTTCGAACGCTATGCGCAGCCACAGACTTGCGGTGGCCGTCAGGACGTGCGTGAGGTAACGATTACTGATGACAATGGTAATGGCTACCACATCATTGTAGATGGCACCGTCTCCATGCAATTGCTCCACTATGACGACTACACCATGGCGAGTGCGCGCCACAACTACGACATAGAGCCCAACGGCACTTACGTACACTTTGATGCTGCTCAGCAAGGTCTTGGCAACGGTTCTTGCGGACACGGCACGGGAACTCTTGGCAAATACAAGTGTCCTTCCGGCGGTACTCTATCGTACACGCTGCGCTTTATCCCCATTGAGAACCATCAAGAAGTAACTGGCATTAAAACGGCTCAAAAAAAAAGTCCGGACGTAAGTAAAATCTATGACCTCAGCGGGCGACAGATAAAAGACACTGCCGACAAAGGCATCTACATCGTCAACGGCAAGAAAGTCATCAGATAA
- the efp gene encoding elongation factor P, whose protein sequence is MIKSQDIKKGTCIRMDGKLYFCVDFLHVKPGKGNTIMRTTLKDVVSGRVIEKRFNIGEALEDVRVERRPYQYSYAEGEEFHFLNQETWDDVVIAKELITGVAYMKEGDVVDVVSDASTETILYAEMPVKTQLKITYTEPGLKGDTATNTLKPATVETGATVRVPLFINEGETIEVDTRDGSYVNRVKA, encoded by the coding sequence ATGATTAAATCACAAGACATCAAGAAGGGTACATGCATTCGCATGGACGGCAAATTGTATTTTTGCGTTGACTTCCTCCACGTGAAGCCAGGTAAGGGAAACACCATCATGCGCACTACGCTGAAGGACGTTGTTTCAGGTCGTGTTATCGAAAAGCGTTTCAATATTGGCGAAGCACTTGAAGACGTACGTGTTGAGCGCCGGCCTTATCAGTATAGTTATGCTGAAGGCGAAGAATTCCACTTCCTCAATCAGGAGACATGGGACGACGTTGTCATCGCCAAGGAACTTATCACAGGTGTGGCTTACATGAAAGAAGGCGATGTGGTTGACGTTGTGAGCGATGCTTCGACAGAAACCATCCTTTATGCAGAAATGCCCGTTAAGACACAACTCAAGATAACATACACCGAGCCGGGTCTGAAAGGCGACACCGCCACAAACACTCTGAAACCCGCTACAGTGGAAACCGGTGCTACTGTTCGCGTGCCACTCTTCATCAACGAAGGCGAGACCATTGAAGTGGATACACGCGACGGTTCTTACGTAAACCGCGTAAAGGCATAA
- a CDS encoding TolB-like translocation protein yields MKKIVILLMVAVLATACGPDASIPTESTPKKEAAQIYPDYRDVTIPPNIAPLNIMVKEQGEEFVGVIEGMHGSIITAAGEDGKLMFDETEWHDLLESHKGSNLKVTIYAKNEGTWYSYPTYSISVAEEPIDQYLSYRLIEPSYELYRQLGLYQRDLTTFEEYPIYENNREYDDSANHCVNCHNYQNYGTDRMLFHVRARHGGTVFVDKGNVKKMTMTNENVLSNCVYPSWHPNPTRNWVIFSSNLTGQSFHMRDLQKIEVLDYGSDLVFYDADKGTLTNIIKTANDMETFPCWAPDGKKIYYCVAKVPKFEALPDSLKNNNEKKIDIVSSGFDSIHYNIMSMTFDEQTRTFGEPQMEVDCASMGKSATVPRVSPDGRYLLFTLGDFGQFHIWHTNSDQWVKDLQTGEVYELKAANSPSVDSYHTWSSNGRWIVFSSRREDNNFTRPAIAYFDKNGQAHKAFILPQEDPEYHVLFFKSYNVPELTKTKVQITPEQFKEVIYADDKAGKVTYLKGAHEHGDKSGTDGTTSASKVDGRTSASKPVKDSTIKK; encoded by the coding sequence ATGAAAAAAATCGTCATATTGCTAATGGTCGCCGTTCTTGCTACAGCATGCGGTCCAGACGCGTCAATCCCTACAGAAAGTACTCCGAAAAAAGAGGCTGCACAAATATATCCGGACTACCGCGACGTTACCATTCCACCAAATATCGCACCACTCAACATCATGGTTAAGGAACAGGGCGAGGAGTTTGTTGGTGTCATCGAAGGCATGCATGGAAGCATCATCACTGCTGCCGGAGAGGACGGCAAGTTGATGTTTGATGAAACGGAGTGGCACGACCTTCTTGAGTCGCATAAGGGTTCTAATCTCAAGGTTACGATTTATGCCAAAAACGAAGGTACATGGTATAGTTATCCTACATATAGCATCAGTGTGGCTGAGGAGCCTATCGACCAATACTTGTCTTACCGCCTGATTGAGCCGAGTTATGAACTCTACCGCCAGTTGGGTCTCTACCAGCGCGACCTCACCACATTCGAAGAGTATCCCATTTACGAGAACAATCGCGAATACGACGACTCTGCCAACCACTGTGTGAACTGCCACAACTATCAGAACTATGGAACAGACCGCATGCTCTTCCATGTCCGTGCCCGTCATGGCGGCACAGTCTTTGTTGACAAAGGCAACGTAAAGAAAATGACGATGACGAACGAAAATGTTCTCTCCAACTGCGTATATCCGTCCTGGCATCCTAATCCCACTCGTAACTGGGTGATTTTTTCCAGCAACCTGACGGGTCAGAGTTTCCACATGAGAGACTTGCAAAAGATTGAAGTACTCGACTATGGCAGCGACCTGGTGTTCTACGATGCCGACAAGGGCACCTTGACTAATATCATCAAGACAGCGAACGACATGGAAACTTTCCCCTGCTGGGCGCCTGATGGCAAGAAAATTTACTATTGTGTAGCCAAGGTACCTAAATTCGAAGCGTTGCCTGATTCGTTAAAGAACAACAACGAAAAGAAGATTGACATAGTATCATCCGGCTTCGACAGTATTCACTACAACATCATGAGCATGACCTTCGACGAACAGACCCGCACCTTCGGCGAACCGCAAATGGAAGTGGATTGTGCATCGATGGGTAAGAGTGCCACCGTGCCTCGCGTTAGCCCCGACGGCAGGTATCTGCTCTTCACTCTGGGCGATTTTGGACAGTTCCATATTTGGCACACCAACAGCGACCAATGGGTAAAAGACTTGCAGACAGGCGAAGTGTATGAACTCAAAGCCGCCAACAGTCCGTCTGTGGACAGTTATCATACATGGAGCAGTAACGGACGTTGGATAGTATTCAGTTCACGTCGGGAGGACAACAACTTCACGCGTCCTGCCATCGCCTACTTCGACAAGAACGGACAGGCTCACAAGGCATTCATCTTACCACAGGAAGACCCAGAATATCACGTTCTGTTCTTCAAGAGTTACAACGTTCCTGAACTGACCAAGACGAAGGTTCAAATCACCCCTGAGCAGTTCAAGGAGGTGATTTATGCCGATGACAAGGCAGGTAAGGTTACTTATTTGAAAGGTGCTCATGAACATGGCGACAAGTCAGGCACCGATGGCACCACATCGGCAAGCAAGGTGGATGGACGCACATCTGCATCAAAACCAGTCAAGGATAGTACAATAAAGAAATAA
- a CDS encoding TerB family tellurite resistance protein — MKFLGLVGAVIGTLLGGGFLGAIAGYVFGSALQNAFTGEDESSGQPNTDYGYQGDTYSSSVNHQQQVRARFIFSIMVLSSHIIKADGKIMHSEMEHVRRFLENNFTAMEKNEGEAILLRLFDYRKQQGEYEWRRQLEGVCSELNSMFSTEVRSQLMAYLCDIIKADGKIDRTEVDAAKDIARLLLLNSSIVDSLLSLGGTELDDAYRVLGVSADCSDAELRRAYRALVKKYHPDLVEGMGNDVKETAKRRLQEINNAKEIIDRARAVK; from the coding sequence ATGAAATTTTTGGGACTTGTAGGTGCCGTTATTGGCACATTATTGGGCGGCGGTTTTCTTGGCGCCATAGCCGGCTATGTCTTTGGCTCTGCCTTGCAGAACGCCTTTACGGGCGAAGACGAATCTTCCGGGCAGCCAAACACTGACTATGGCTATCAGGGAGACACATACTCCTCTTCCGTCAATCATCAGCAACAAGTACGTGCTCGGTTCATCTTCAGCATCATGGTGCTATCCTCGCACATCATCAAGGCAGACGGCAAGATTATGCACAGCGAGATGGAACATGTCCGCCGCTTCCTTGAGAACAACTTCACCGCCATGGAGAAGAATGAGGGCGAAGCCATCTTGCTGCGTCTCTTCGACTATCGTAAACAACAGGGAGAATACGAATGGCGCCGCCAACTTGAGGGTGTTTGCAGTGAACTCAACAGCATGTTCAGCACAGAAGTGCGTTCACAACTGATGGCTTATCTTTGCGACATCATCAAGGCAGACGGCAAGATTGACCGCACGGAGGTTGATGCGGCAAAAGACATTGCGCGTCTGTTGCTTCTCAACAGTTCGATAGTGGACAGTCTGCTTTCGCTTGGCGGCACTGAGTTGGACGATGCCTACAGAGTGCTGGGTGTAAGTGCTGACTGTTCCGATGCAGAACTTCGCCGTGCCTATAGGGCATTGGTCAAGAAATATCACCCCGACCTTGTAGAAGGCATGGGCAACGACGTGAAAGAAACCGCCAAGCGCAGGTTGCAGGAAATCAACAATGCAAAGGAAATCATCGACCGCGCCCGCGCTGTGAAATAA
- a CDS encoding LptF/LptG family permease → MKKLDRYVLGKFCLIFVAAFFICLFVLMMQFTWQHVDKLVGKGLTVDILSQFFYYMALTLVPQALPLAVLLASLICFGNLGESFELIAMKSSGVSLWRVMMPMLGLSVLLSGVSFFFQNKTSPDSVLQLRTLLISMKQTSPAMEIPEGIFYNGVPNINIYVKKKVPKTGMLYDLIIYKTDQGFDKAQIVLADSGRIEMSADKMHLRLDIWEGEQYQSLQSGDAMSMKGANMPYDRETFGHKSLLIDFDANFNVMDADLMKNMPSTKNMVEIVESVDSMNHEIDSAANRSYKESLKTVYNEPEMTKEEAKKVQRQANELKLTFDKLTAQMSADNSVNVYQRAKTIVQQRITDLKFKEEVQDNTIKFIRRHWIEWHQKITMSLACILFFLIGAPLGAIIRKGGLGMPSVVAVIIFIIYYVINTSMMKQARQGSLNMVVGMWTSTAILLPLSIFLTYQANRDSVVFNIDAYRALFRRFIGLRDKRNLTLKEVIIEDPDYDNAVQRLEKLRDDCRSYNQEHRLKNMPSYVKVFFRTKPDRAVEGIKADMDNIVQDLANSKDGRIIHALNDLPLIYASAHVSPFYNQKWNKAAGIFLPVGIVLWVRVWIFRMRLHKDMKQIDAAAAKIIARIAESRKRSN, encoded by the coding sequence ATGAAGAAACTTGATCGCTATGTCCTTGGGAAATTCTGCCTCATTTTTGTGGCAGCATTCTTCATTTGTCTTTTCGTCCTGATGATGCAGTTTACGTGGCAACATGTAGATAAATTGGTGGGAAAAGGACTGACAGTGGATATATTGAGCCAGTTTTTCTATTATATGGCACTGACTCTTGTGCCTCAAGCGCTTCCTTTGGCAGTGCTGCTTGCTTCTTTGATATGTTTCGGAAATCTGGGTGAAAGTTTCGAACTGATTGCAATGAAGAGTTCGGGCGTGTCGTTGTGGCGGGTCATGATGCCAATGCTGGGACTTTCTGTACTCCTTTCGGGTGTTTCTTTCTTCTTCCAGAACAAGACTTCACCCGATTCGGTGTTGCAGTTGAGGACACTGCTCATCAGTATGAAGCAGACTTCGCCGGCAATGGAAATACCAGAAGGTATCTTCTATAATGGCGTGCCAAATATCAATATCTACGTCAAGAAAAAAGTGCCCAAAACGGGCATGCTATATGACCTGATTATCTACAAGACCGACCAAGGTTTCGACAAAGCACAGATTGTACTCGCAGACAGCGGACGCATCGAAATGTCAGCAGACAAAATGCACCTGCGGCTCGACATCTGGGAGGGTGAACAGTATCAAAGTCTTCAATCGGGTGATGCCATGTCCATGAAAGGCGCAAACATGCCATACGACAGAGAAACGTTCGGGCATAAGTCGTTGCTCATTGACTTTGATGCCAATTTCAACGTGATGGATGCAGATTTGATGAAAAACATGCCGTCAACGAAGAATATGGTCGAAATCGTGGAGAGTGTGGACTCTATGAATCATGAAATTGACAGTGCGGCTAACAGAAGTTATAAGGAATCGCTCAAGACGGTTTACAATGAGCCTGAAATGACCAAGGAAGAAGCAAAGAAAGTGCAAAGACAGGCGAACGAACTGAAACTCACTTTCGACAAACTTACTGCGCAGATGTCGGCTGATAATAGCGTAAATGTGTATCAACGGGCCAAAACCATAGTGCAGCAACGAATAACCGACCTGAAATTTAAAGAAGAAGTACAGGACAACACCATAAAGTTTATACGCAGGCATTGGATAGAGTGGCATCAGAAAATAACGATGTCGCTCGCATGCATACTCTTCTTTCTTATCGGAGCACCGCTAGGTGCCATCATCCGAAAGGGCGGACTCGGCATGCCATCAGTCGTGGCGGTTATCATCTTCATTATCTACTACGTTATCAATACATCTATGATGAAGCAGGCGCGCCAGGGTTCTCTCAATATGGTAGTGGGTATGTGGACCAGTACAGCCATTTTGCTGCCGTTGAGCATCTTCCTGACTTATCAGGCGAACCGAGACTCTGTGGTGTTCAATATCGATGCCTATCGTGCATTGTTCAGGCGCTTCATTGGTCTGCGCGACAAACGCAACCTCACCCTGAAGGAAGTCATCATAGAAGACCCGGATTATGACAATGCTGTGCAAAGGTTGGAAAAACTGAGAGACGACTGCCGCTCATACAATCAAGAGCACCGCTTGAAAAATATGCCTAGTTATGTCAAGGTGTTCTTCCGCACAAAACCTGACAGGGCAGTGGAAGGAATAAAAGCAGATATGGATAATATCGTGCAAGACTTGGCAAACAGCAAGGACGGACGTATCATTCACGCACTCAACGACCTGCCGCTGATATATGCCAGTGCGCATGTATCACCATTCTACAACCAAAAATGGAATAAGGCTGCCGGTATCTTCCTGCCTGTGGGCATTGTGCTGTGGGTGCGCGTTTGGATATTCCGCATGCGACTCCATAAAGACATGAAGCAGATTGATGCTGCAGCGGCAAAAATCATAGCGCGAATAGCAGAGTCCCGAAAGAGAAGTAACTAA
- a CDS encoding DUF6057 family protein encodes MSQHKTRQKNDRQKHSPTNPALKTAASGKSKSGRNNNSSLKAPSARVPKKTYALNWLVYAIGFILLWIFTSIVYGDVFWRTEQSSYVSDNAVQMKFVTDLGLGWLYYSGRWVLTLFKYPSIGGLLLSAILTATAWMLNYILRLPMKWWPCGFVLPILICAYYPLRSFNLYFRSEPSWVFLLPIIVLTAEVVVATIMSILRFRSLSASAKKRTFFTAAVCFILAAAASVTAYSLLPSNAARGIMLFVIVLALAIIIIVGSSRPKEGISMGTALISGVSMIAVGICCYILTNDVANNEIKTARMTRMLENRDWDGMIEEALSAKQPTRSIAGYYAIALEETGQILTRLFELPFEYPDIEFDADSKNEEYGLFTADCNFAAGITNPAYHYAFEQTVMGGQTLHHLKLMALCAIMNHEKELAEKYMTIISKNPFEDDFIAQYSPMINNPKLIDQDERLARIKKLQTTVMNRAFEQNFQKPTFIGYSIGHLPTSAEEYLNTIASLLYSKDLQRFISIAAGFEQNNIPMPECVKQAIAVYIVSKPDGQNVAQQFPDIANNYRGIAINFLTQAQPIIKRQQEESRAKGFKKDANGKYLVDDETKVKNNKEMRDALKGTWLGTYYYYYFCENNNPNQVQKPKGDGVN; translated from the coding sequence ATGAGTCAACACAAAACAAGGCAAAAAAACGACAGACAAAAACACTCTCCTACCAATCCGGCACTGAAAACTGCTGCTTCTGGCAAGAGCAAATCAGGCAGAAACAACAATTCCTCATTAAAGGCTCCTTCGGCACGAGTTCCGAAGAAGACATACGCTCTGAACTGGTTGGTTTATGCTATAGGATTCATACTCCTTTGGATTTTCACCAGCATTGTGTATGGTGATGTGTTTTGGCGCACAGAGCAGTCGAGTTACGTTTCCGACAATGCCGTTCAGATGAAATTCGTTACGGACTTAGGTCTGGGCTGGTTGTACTACTCAGGGCGCTGGGTGCTTACTTTATTCAAATATCCCAGTATTGGCGGCCTTCTCCTTTCTGCCATTCTCACGGCTACGGCATGGATGTTGAACTATATACTTCGTCTGCCCATGAAATGGTGGCCCTGCGGTTTTGTTTTGCCCATACTGATTTGTGCATACTACCCCTTACGCAGTTTTAATCTCTATTTCCGCAGCGAGCCTTCTTGGGTATTCCTTCTGCCGATAATTGTGCTGACCGCTGAAGTGGTTGTAGCAACGATTATGTCTATATTACGCTTCAGGTCTTTGTCGGCATCAGCAAAGAAACGGACATTCTTCACTGCGGCGGTATGCTTTATTCTGGCAGCAGCGGCGTCTGTTACTGCCTACAGTCTGCTACCATCAAACGCAGCAAGAGGCATCATGCTTTTTGTCATAGTATTGGCTCTTGCCATTATCATTATAGTTGGCTCATCGAGGCCCAAGGAGGGCATAAGCATGGGGACGGCTCTTATAAGTGGAGTTAGTATGATAGCCGTTGGCATTTGTTGCTACATCCTTACGAACGACGTTGCGAATAATGAGATAAAGACCGCCCGCATGACACGGATGCTGGAAAACCGCGATTGGGACGGCATGATAGAAGAAGCACTCTCTGCCAAGCAGCCCACGCGAAGTATTGCCGGCTATTATGCCATTGCTCTCGAAGAAACGGGACAGATACTCACCAGACTTTTTGAGTTGCCCTTTGAATACCCCGATATAGAGTTTGATGCGGATTCAAAGAACGAAGAATATGGTTTGTTCACTGCCGACTGTAATTTTGCTGCAGGCATAACAAACCCTGCATACCACTACGCTTTCGAGCAGACCGTGATGGGTGGACAGACACTCCACCACCTGAAACTCATGGCATTGTGTGCCATCATGAATCATGAAAAGGAACTGGCTGAAAAATATATGACCATCATCAGCAAGAACCCCTTTGAAGATGATTTCATCGCACAATACAGCCCGATGATAAACAATCCGAAACTCATTGACCAGGATGAGCGCCTGGCAAGGATTAAGAAATTGCAGACCACCGTGATGAACAGGGCTTTCGAGCAGAATTTCCAAAAGCCCACCTTTATTGGCTACAGCATTGGCCACCTTCCCACTTCTGCTGAAGAATACCTCAACACCATAGCCTCCCTACTCTATTCCAAGGACTTGCAAAGGTTTATCTCCATTGCCGCAGGCTTTGAGCAGAACAACATTCCGATGCCAGAGTGCGTGAAGCAGGCGATTGCGGTTTACATCGTTTCTAAGCCAGATGGTCAGAATGTGGCGCAGCAGTTCCCGGACATTGCAAACAACTACAGGGGTATAGCCATAAACTTCCTCACTCAGGCACAACCCATCATCAAGAGGCAGCAGGAAGAATCGCGTGCCAAGGGATTCAAGAAGGATGCCAACGGCAAGTATTTGGTTGACGACGAAACGAAAGTCAAGAACAACAAAGAGATGCGCGATGCGCTCAAAGGCACTTGGCTCGGCACTTACTACTATTATTATTTCTGTGAAAACAATAATCCTAACCAAGTGCAGAAGCCTAAGGGTGATGGTGTGAACTAA